From the genome of Dickeya aquatica, one region includes:
- the aceA gene encoding isocitrate lyase encodes MSTSRTQQIEQLEKEWNTPRWEGITRPYRAEDVVNLRGSVNPVCTLAQLGAEKLWALLNGKSRKGYVNCLGALTGGQALQQAKAGLEAVYLSGWQVAADANLAASMYPDQSLYPSNSVPAVVQRINNTFRRADQIQWSNGIGPDDPRYTDYFLPIVADAEAGFGGVLNAFELMKSMIEAGAAAVHFEDQLASVKKCGHMGGKVLVPTQEAVQKLVAARLAADVMGVPTLLVARTDADAADLLTSDCDDYDREFVTGERTVEGFYRTRAGVDQAISRALAYAPYADLVWCETSTPDLALARRFAEAIHARFPGKLLAYNCSPSFNWQKNLDDSTIARFQDELSAMGYKYQFITLAGIHSMWFNMFDLAHAYAQGEGMKHYVEKVQQPEFAAIKNGYTFSSHQQEVGTGYFDKVTTLIQGGSSSVTALTGSTEEQQF; translated from the coding sequence ATGAGCACCTCTCGTACCCAACAAATCGAGCAACTGGAAAAAGAGTGGAATACCCCGCGCTGGGAAGGCATTACCCGCCCGTATCGTGCTGAGGATGTGGTGAACCTGCGCGGCTCGGTCAACCCGGTTTGCACGCTGGCGCAGCTCGGGGCAGAAAAGCTGTGGGCGCTGCTGAACGGAAAATCGCGTAAAGGTTACGTCAACTGCCTCGGCGCGCTGACCGGCGGGCAAGCGCTGCAACAGGCGAAGGCGGGGCTGGAGGCGGTGTATCTGTCCGGCTGGCAGGTGGCGGCGGATGCTAACCTGGCGGCCAGTATGTACCCGGATCAATCGCTCTACCCGTCGAACTCGGTGCCTGCGGTGGTGCAGCGCATTAACAATACCTTCCGGCGAGCGGATCAAATTCAGTGGTCGAACGGTATCGGGCCGGACGACCCGCGTTATACCGACTATTTTTTGCCGATTGTGGCCGATGCCGAAGCGGGTTTTGGCGGCGTACTCAATGCATTTGAACTGATGAAATCGATGATTGAGGCGGGGGCTGCGGCGGTGCATTTCGAAGACCAGCTCGCCTCGGTGAAAAAGTGTGGCCACATGGGCGGCAAGGTGTTGGTGCCGACGCAAGAAGCGGTGCAAAAACTGGTGGCGGCGAGGCTGGCAGCCGATGTCATGGGCGTGCCGACGCTGCTGGTGGCACGAACCGATGCCGATGCGGCGGATTTGCTGACGTCCGATTGTGATGACTATGACCGTGAGTTTGTTACCGGTGAGCGCACGGTTGAAGGCTTTTATCGAACCCGTGCCGGGGTGGATCAGGCCATCAGTCGCGCGCTGGCCTATGCGCCCTATGCCGATTTGGTATGGTGCGAAACCTCAACGCCTGACCTGGCGTTAGCCCGGCGTTTTGCCGAGGCTATTCACGCGCGTTTCCCCGGTAAGTTGCTGGCGTATAACTGCTCGCCGTCCTTTAACTGGCAGAAGAATCTGGATGACAGCACCATTGCCCGCTTTCAGGATGAGCTGTCGGCCATGGGCTATAAGTACCAGTTCATCACCCTGGCCGGTATTCACAGCATGTGGTTCAACATGTTCGACCTGGCCCATGCCTATGCGCAGGGTGAAGGTATGAAGCATTACGTTGAAAAAGTGCAGCAACCGGAGTTTGCCGCCATCAAAAACGGCTACACCTTCTCCTCGCATCAGCAGGAGGTGGGAACCGGGTATTTTGATAAGGTCACCACGCTGATCCAGGGCGGGTCATCATCGGTCACGGCATTGACCGGTTCGACGGAAGAGCAGCAGTTCTAA
- the aceB gene encoding malate synthase A, with protein MTQQTISRELVFTIALGDAERQILTTEAVDFLTALVSRFTSQRNHLLAERQVIQARIDSGELPGFISEMDSIKKSDWKIRGIPNDLLDRRIEITGPVERKMVINALNANVKVFMADFEDSLAPGWSTVIEGQINLRDAVRGTIAYTSEAGKIYQLRPNPAVLICRVRGLHLPEKHVLWQGEPIPASLFDFALYFFHNYRQLLAKGSGPYFYLPKTQSWQEAAWWSEVFGYAEDHVGLARGTIKATVLIETLPAVFQMDEILYHLRDHIVGLNCGRWDYIFSYIKTLKNHPDRVLPDRQSVTMDKPFLSAYSRLLIKTCHRRGAFAMGGMAAFIPSKEAERNAWVQEKVRQDKELEARNGHDGTWIAHPGLADTVMPVFDRLLGDRPNQLDVLREDDAPVTAEELLAPCPGERTEAGMRANIRVAVQYIEAWISGNGCVPIYGLMEDAATAEISRTSIWQWIHHGKTLSDGRVVTNALFRQMLAEEMRVIRSELGDTRFDSGRFEEAGQLMERITTQDALIDFLTLPGYDLLD; from the coding sequence ATGACACAACAGACGATAAGCAGGGAACTGGTGTTCACCATAGCGTTAGGTGACGCGGAAAGGCAGATTCTGACGACAGAGGCGGTTGATTTTCTCACTGCACTGGTAAGCCGGTTTACATCACAGCGCAATCACCTGCTGGCTGAACGTCAGGTAATACAGGCGCGGATTGATAGTGGTGAATTACCTGGATTCATTTCGGAAATGGATTCCATAAAAAAATCTGACTGGAAAATTCGTGGTATCCCGAATGACCTGTTGGATCGCCGGATAGAGATTACTGGTCCGGTGGAGCGCAAAATGGTGATTAACGCCCTGAACGCCAATGTGAAAGTCTTCATGGCAGACTTTGAAGACTCGCTGGCACCCGGTTGGTCAACGGTGATCGAGGGGCAAATCAATTTGCGCGATGCCGTGCGTGGCACTATCGCCTACACCAGCGAAGCGGGAAAGATTTATCAGCTCAGGCCTAATCCCGCAGTGTTGATTTGTCGGGTTCGTGGGTTACACCTGCCGGAAAAACACGTTTTGTGGCAGGGTGAACCTATCCCTGCCAGCCTGTTCGATTTTGCGCTCTATTTTTTCCACAACTACCGTCAATTGCTGGCGAAAGGCAGCGGCCCCTATTTCTATTTGCCCAAAACCCAATCGTGGCAAGAAGCGGCCTGGTGGAGTGAGGTGTTCGGTTATGCCGAAGACCACGTTGGTTTAGCGCGCGGCACTATCAAAGCCACGGTATTGATTGAAACCCTGCCTGCCGTGTTCCAGATGGACGAGATCTTGTATCACTTGCGTGACCATATCGTCGGGCTGAACTGCGGTCGTTGGGACTATATCTTCAGTTATATCAAAACATTGAAGAATCACCCGGATCGCGTATTACCCGATCGTCAGTCAGTCACGATGGACAAGCCGTTCCTGAGCGCCTACTCGCGTTTGCTGATCAAAACCTGTCACCGGCGCGGTGCATTTGCCATGGGCGGTATGGCGGCCTTCATCCCCAGTAAAGAGGCGGAACGCAACGCCTGGGTGCAAGAGAAGGTCAGGCAGGACAAGGAACTGGAAGCCCGCAACGGTCATGATGGCACCTGGATTGCCCACCCCGGTTTGGCCGACACCGTGATGCCGGTGTTTGACCGCCTGCTGGGCGATCGCCCCAATCAGTTAGATGTGTTGCGTGAAGATGATGCACCGGTGACCGCAGAGGAATTGCTGGCCCCTTGCCCGGGCGAGCGCACCGAAGCCGGTATGCGCGCCAATATCCGCGTGGCGGTGCAGTACATTGAAGCCTGGATTTCCGGCAACGGTTGCGTACCGATTTACGGTCTGATGGAGGACGCTGCGACGGCCGAGATCTCCCGCACCTCCATCTGGCAGTGGATTCACCATGGCAAAACCCTCAGCGATGGCCGCGTGGTGACCAACGCCTTGTTCCGCCAGATGCTGGCTGAAGAGATGCGGGTTATCCGTAGTGAGCTGGGTGACACCCGCTTTGATAGCGGCCGTTTCGAGGAAGCAGGCCAACTGATGGAGCGTATCACCACGCAAGACGCGTTAATCGATTTCCTCACCTTACCCGGTTACGACTTACTTGATTAA